AGGATGAACCCTTGCGAAACGGTTGCTGTCGAATTGCTGAGCTTGTTCCGTTTGCGAGATCAGTCTTAGTGGCGCTCCTGGTCATTGTCCGGATGTTCGTGGCGCCACTTCCAGTACTCTGACCGTTCTTTAGCCTTCAGCTTTGACCATTCCCGATGGGTCTTGTGACCTTGAGCCTCCCACCAGGTTTGGTAGGTATGGTCTTCGCGGTCGTCCCAGTAATGACAGTCCTTGTGGCCGTTGTCGTAGTACCCCTTTTTACCGTTTTGGTCGGGGCAGTGATTTTTAGCCTGGACGCCCACGGGCACAATCAAGGCCGCACTCAGCAGAAACGAACCCAAATACAGATGCAGACGCTGCATGCATTTCTCCTTAGGCGGGACTCCATTGTCTTGACCCGCAGGTTCCTCTTGTACGACACCCAGCCTTGGCGAGTCTGTGCAATTTGCGACAGTTCAGGGATTCCATGCTCCGGTAGACGCATGGCGGGAATCCAGCAACCTCAAAAGGCGTTCGTGCAGGGGACGCGGCTTTCGGACTCCCGCTCTTTGTGTCGTGACTTGTGTCGTAACCCTGTCGTCCCTGCTGGAGTCGCTGCAGTTCTGGTGGGTGTCGCCATCGCATTTCGTCGCCCAACCGTTCAATTCAGGACAGACTCGCAAGTCTTCGGATGAGATGCTTGCCGAAGAACGCAAGGAGAACCCACAATGACACTTTCTACTATCCTCATGGCCGTTGCTCTTATCTGTTTCGTCCTCGCGGCCTTCGGAGTACGCACCGGAAAGATCAGCATGGTGGCCGTAGGTCTGGCCTTTTGGGTGCTAGCCACCCTGGTCGGAGCGGTACGGATCGGGTGAGCAGGACGTAGACGACCACAATTCATAGTGATCTGATGATCCTGCAACTGCCGGGGCACCCCCGTCGTACTCTCTCGCTCGTAGGTACCGGGTGGCCCACTCCTTATCTCTCAAGCGGAAGAGTGCAGACCCAAAGAATGAGATCGGGGTATCCGTAGGCACGCTCGTTCGAGTGGTCGTGGTAGCGGGCTTCGTTGGTTTACAGCTAAAGAGACGCAAGGAGGATGTCATGGCACAGAAGGTGGTCGAGGTAGTCGGAGTTTCCAAGGAGAGTTTCGCCAAGGCAGCGGAGAACGCGATTGCAGAAGCTGCAAAGACGCTGCACGGGTTGAGGTGGGCGCGTGTCGGTGAGCTGGAAATGGAACTCGACGGCAAGAAGATAACCCAGTACCGAGCCACGACGAGGATCTATTTCAATGTAGAGCGCTAAGAACCGCCGATGACCCCTGCATCGTGTGCATTTCCCAAAGCAGGTGTTCCGGCGGGTCTACCACCAGGGCCCTGTAGAGGTCCAGGGACGCATGGCAGGAGTCCACAGTTCTTGAAGCTGGTGGGTGAGCCGCTCGAATCGACGGGCGGGAAGCGGTCTGGGTTCAGACCGCGGAGGCGGGAACGCTTTCGGTGCCGGAGAGGCGAGCGATCAGGTGCTCTAAGGCAGGCTTGTCCTGGCGGTGGATCTCGGTGAACTGGATAAAAGACGCCTCGGGCGCGGGCACTGGACGACGGCGAACGGACGGCGTTCACCTGAACGGGCTGCTCCTCGGCAACGTTGGATGCGCGCAACCGCTCTCCATTTGTCGGAGTGGGGAGCATTTTTCTATCGTGGCCGCGCCAGCACCAGGGTGACGTCATCGGGCTGCTCGACGGAGCCGATCCAGTCCGAGACCGCCGCCAGCACCACCTCGGCCACGCGTTCCAACGGCCCGTGCCGGTGCTCGCGCACCAGCTCCAGGAGGCGGTGCTCGCCGAACTCGCCGAACTCGTTCTCCGGCTCCGTCACGCCGTCGCTGTAGGCCACGAAAATGTCTCCGGGATTCAGCTCCGTGCTGCCTTCTTCGAAGGCAAGATTGTCGAAGAGCCCGATGGGCATGCCGCCGGCCACCAGGCGCCGCTCGGAACCGTCCTCGCCCACCACCACCGGCGGCAGGTGCCCGGCGTTGGAGTAGGTGATGCGCCGCGAGCGCCCATCAAAGATCCCCAGAAAAAGCGTGGCGTACTTCTCTTCCGGAGTGTTGTGAAAGAGATGGCGGTTCAGCAGCCACAGCACCTCGCTGGGGGAATGGATGCCGTTGCTGGAAAGCGCGGGAACGGGGCGGCCTTCGCCGCGGCGCAACGCCGTCAGCACCGCCAGGCCGGCGGAGGAGATCTGCGCCCGGTCGGGCAGCCCGCCGAACTCGTACACCCGCACCGCCGAGTGCAGCGTAGCCATCACCAGCGCCGCCGAGATGCCTTTGCCGCTGATGTCGCCCACGGCGATGCCCATCTTTTCCGCGCCCAGCGGCAGGAAGTCGTAGTAGTCGCCACTCACCGTCCGCGCCGGCCGGCACACCCCATACAGCTCCAGCGAGTCCAGTTGCAGGTTGGACTTGGGGAAGAGCTGTCCCTGCACCTCCTGGGCGATGGCCAGCTCGCTCTGCAAGCGCTCCTTCTCTTTCTGCTCCACCAGCAGCTTCTGGAGCGACGTGGTCATGGAATTGAACGAAGTCTCCAGCGCCGCCAGTTGGTCGCGCGAGCGCACCTGGATGCGATAACTGAAGTCTCCGCGGTTGATCCGCTCCGTGGCTTCGTAAAGGTTGGCCACCGACCGGGTGATGGTGCGCGTCAGGCCCAGCCCGATGAACAGCGCCAGCAGCTCGATGAAAGCGAAGAGGATGGCGGTCCCCGCCAGTGCAAAGAGATAGACCCCCACCAGGAGGCCGACGGTGGAGGAAAGACGCCGGTAAACCGCCGAGGGGCGCGACTGCACCGCAGCCGGAACCGCCAGTTCGTGCCCGTCTTGCCAGCGCCTGAGGGGGACGGCGCTGTAGACCGTGAAGTCCGGATCAAGGCGGCCCCCCGCTTCCGGCACCCCTCCGCCGGAAACGACCGCAGCAGGGGCCCCGGTGGACGCCTGGGCCGGTGTTCCGCCAGCGGCCTTGCCCGCCGGGTCGGTGACTGCGGGCTCGTCGGTCTCCAACAGCTCCCCTCGCTCGGTGGAGACTCTGAAGTTCGTGGGGTAGAACTGCACTCGCCACAGCCCCGCCGTCAGGCGATTCAGCAGCTCAGAATCGAGGGGGACGGTGGAGATCACAACCAGCCTCTCGCCCTCGACGTCGGCGGAGTTGGCGGCTCGCAGGAAGAGCGAGTGATCCTCCAGCACCAGACCCTTGAAGTCTTCGCTCAGCCACCCCGGCAGCGCTGTGGGCTGCGCCGGCGCGTCTGGCGGCGCCGCCAGCACCCGCGCCTGGCCCCGGTACCAGGCGGTCACCTGGCGCGTGGGAAAGCGTCGAACCTGTCCCCGCATCCTGGGCGCGGCAGATTCGAGGGCGTGTCCGCCGCGCAGCTCCTGCGCCAGCTCCGCGGTGATGCCGGAGTTCACCGCGCCCAAGCCGTTGATCTCGCTGTGCAGATCGGAGATGGCCAAGTAGGAGGCGAACTGCCCTCCCAAGATGTAGGTGGCCAGCAACCCCATCACCACCAGCAGGGCCACGGGGATCACGCCCACAAAGACGTAAGTCACCAGTAGCCGGTTGCGCAGCCGCCACAGCAGGTGCCGCCGGACCCAGCGCAGCAGCAGCAGGCTGCCCGCGATTCCCAGCACCACGCTCAGGAAATTGATCCAGCCGGCGAGCGTCGCGCCCGCGCTGGAGGTGGCGGCGAAAAGATAGAAAATCCTCTGCAGCACGAGGAACAACAGGTCGAGGACGGCGACGTAGAGCGCAAAACGCCCCAGCCGGCTGGTCGGGATCACTCCCGAGAGCCGGCGGCGCAGGTAGCGGTAGGAGAGGGAGGTCATGCGGTCGCCAAGATTAAAGATTATAGGGCCGGGTCAGCGCGGGCGACGTCCCGGTCAGATTTCGGGATAGAGGTCGAAGAACGCCTCCACGCTGGTGCGCAGCTGGGCTTCGATCTCTTCCTTGCCCCCCTCGAGGATGTGCAGCGTGATGCGCGCCTGGCGGCCGCCCTTGAGCTCGACCACGGCCGGCGGGACCTCGGCCAGGTCGTCGGCGGGCAGCAGGCGCATCCCGTACACCAGAACCAGGTTGGCCATGGCGCATTGTAGCAACGCTCTTGGTCGCCGCTGCGGGCGCAGGTAGAATCCCGATGTGCGCGCCTCGTGCAAGCTCGCTTCTGGTCTTTTGATCCTTGTCCCCCTGGTCCTCCCGCTGGCGGCGC
The window above is part of the Terriglobales bacterium genome. Proteins encoded here:
- a CDS encoding SpoIIE family protein phosphatase, with product MTSLSYRYLRRRLSGVIPTSRLGRFALYVAVLDLLFLVLQRIFYLFAATSSAGATLAGWINFLSVVLGIAGSLLLLRWVRRHLLWRLRNRLLVTYVFVGVIPVALLVVMGLLATYILGGQFASYLAISDLHSEINGLGAVNSGITAELAQELRGGHALESAAPRMRGQVRRFPTRQVTAWYRGQARVLAAPPDAPAQPTALPGWLSEDFKGLVLEDHSLFLRAANSADVEGERLVVISTVPLDSELLNRLTAGLWRVQFYPTNFRVSTERGELLETDEPAVTDPAGKAAGGTPAQASTGAPAAVVSGGGVPEAGGRLDPDFTVYSAVPLRRWQDGHELAVPAAVQSRPSAVYRRLSSTVGLLVGVYLFALAGTAILFAFIELLALFIGLGLTRTITRSVANLYEATERINRGDFSYRIQVRSRDQLAALETSFNSMTTSLQKLLVEQKEKERLQSELAIAQEVQGQLFPKSNLQLDSLELYGVCRPARTVSGDYYDFLPLGAEKMGIAVGDISGKGISAALVMATLHSAVRVYEFGGLPDRAQISSAGLAVLTALRRGEGRPVPALSSNGIHSPSEVLWLLNRHLFHNTPEEKYATLFLGIFDGRSRRITYSNAGHLPPVVVGEDGSERRLVAGGMPIGLFDNLAFEEGSTELNPGDIFVAYSDGVTEPENEFGEFGEHRLLELVREHRHGPLERVAEVVLAAVSDWIGSVEQPDDVTLVLARPR
- a CDS encoding allantoinase yields the protein MANLVLVYGMRLLPADDLAEVPPAVVELKGGRQARITLHILEGGKEEIEAQLRTSVEAFFDLYPEI
- a CDS encoding dodecin family protein, producing MAQKVVEVVGVSKESFAKAAENAIAEAAKTLHGLRWARVGELEMELDGKKITQYRATTRIYFNVER